A stretch of Malus sylvestris chromosome 11, drMalSylv7.2, whole genome shotgun sequence DNA encodes these proteins:
- the LOC126590726 gene encoding uncharacterized protein LOC126590726, whose product MALVRPGSGNQPPKLRWGELEEDDGEDLDFLLPPRQVIGPDEDGIKRVIEYKFNENGNKVKMTTITRVRRLAQARLSKRAVERRSWPKFGDAVHEDVGARLTVVSTEEIFLERPRAPGSKAEEPKAGGDPLSQLTKGGAALKLCRTCGKKGDHWTSHCPYKDLAPPNEGFSDKPPTSEVVPGTPSTGKYVPPVQRGGGDRVGSDMRRRNDENSVRVTNLSEDTREPDLLELFRPFGAVSRVYVALDKNTSVSRGFGFVNFVNREDAQRAINKLNGYGYDNLILRVEWATPRTN is encoded by the exons ATGGCTCTAGTGAGACCCGGATCCGGAAACCAACCCCCAAAGCTCCGATGGGGAGAGCTCGAGGAGGACGACGgtgaagacctcgactttctcCTGCCGCCGAGGCAAGTGATTGGGCCCGACGAGGACGGGATCAAGAGGGTGATCGAATACAAGTTCAACGAGAATGGAAATAAGGTCAAGATGACGACCATTACCCGGGTTCGGAGACTCGCCCAGGCCCGGCTCAGTAAGCGGGCCGTGGAGCGCCGCTCCTGGCCCAAGTTCGGGGACGCCGTGCACGAGGACGTCGGTGCTAGGCTCACCGTGGTCTCCACCGAAGAGATCTTCCTCGAGCGCCCCAGGGCTCCTG GTAGCAAAGCAGAAGAACCAAAGGCTGGAGGAGACCCTCTGTCTCAACTCACAAAAGGAGGGGCTGCTCTCAAACTATGTAGGACTTGTGGTAAGAAGGGTGATCACTGGACTTCACATTGCCCGTATAAGGATCTCGCCCCACCAAATGAAGGATTTAGTGATAAACCTCCTACATCAGAAGTAGTGCCTGGAACTCCTAGCACAGGTAAGTATGTTCCTCCAGTCCAGAGAGGAGGTGGAGACAGAGTTGGAAGTGATATGAGACGAAGGAATGATGAGAACTCTGTTCGTGTCACCAACCTTTCAGAGGACACACGTGAGCCTGACTTGCTTGAACTTTTCCGGCCTTTTGGTGCTGTTAGCCGTGTTTACGTTGCTTTGGATAAGAATACTTCCGTTAGCAGAGGATTTGGTTTCGTCAACTTTGTGAACAGGGAAGATGCCCAGAGAGCAATCAACAAACTGAACGGGTACGGTTATGACAATCTCATCCTCAGGGTTGAATGGGCTACACCGAGGACAAATTAG